The DNA window gaaggcacaGTATTGTATCATTTATACATTCATCTAAAATATGTACTCGTATGTAGCTAGTGCTGATTTCCTCTATCACTTATTTGAAATACCTTTCAAAAGCATGTGTCATATGTACCTCAAAACTGACCAGTACCATCTTTTAAATAAGGTATGCAATCAGAAAGACAATTTAGTTATGAAAGAtcttcaattattttattatcatgaACAATTAAGTACAGTTAATTGCACATATCGCTGATACGTCTCATGCTCATGAATCTCATGCCACCAAGGCCCAAGCCTGTGCTCATCTCCCTGAAGTTCCTGTACTCTCCAGGCCTCATGTACATCATCCTGCCTCTGTAGTGGGGCTGCTCGTACATCAGCCAGTGGCCGTCCAGCACGTGGCAGGACTGGCAGTCAGACATGCGGTACCGGTCCATGATGGACTCGCAGTCGTCCATCAGCTCCATCATCTGACCTCCGAAGTTCTCCCTCTCATAGATCCTCATCCTGAAGGATCCCCTGTGCTGTGGTTCAgtaataaatatacatatatatatatatatgatttagGATGCATATGTTTTGAGCGTTATGCTAGAATTGGACAGTGTACAATAACATGTAATATACTATGTAAGATACAGTCTCTTACCTGGGGGATCATTCTGCAGGACCTGATGTTGTCGAACATCATGCCCATGCTCATCATGCGCTGCATGTCGGGGTACTCTCCCCTCCTCAGGAAGAACTGCTGGCCCATGAAGTTGTTACGCTCATAAACCATGAAGCAGCCGCTCTCAACTCGGCAGGAGTTGCAGCGGGACATGTAGGAAGATATGTCGGGGCAGTCAGTCATGCACTCATAACTGCGCCCCTGGAAGTTCCTCTCTTCGTAAAAGATGATCTGCGGGAAAAGTGAGCACACAGTTAAAATCCCAAATGGTCACAATCATCAAGAACGTAGGCAAACAGCATTTTCAGACACAGGCAATGTTGAATCATAGAATTGCTAGGAGTACTTCTTCCTAGTGCCAAATAATGTTCCTGTTttataatatttacagaatataGGATGTCTAGTTTTTTTACAGACTTGTATAAAACTGTAGCGAACAGTGAGTGAGATCGGATTACCTTGCCCATGTTGGTGGTTGGTGGTTGACAGTGGATCAGATTGTCCTTCCACCCTCCTTCGTGGTCATTTTATACAAAACCCTGGGGGCCATGATGTGTTGTTATTCAAATGTCCAAACCTGATGATTGAGCAGTATGGGGCTTTTGCTGACCAGGGCCTATAAGTGTAACAATGGTTTTCATCCATATATTTCTGGCAACAGTGACCTGTGTTGCCTGTTACATTATAAGCATAacttttgtgtatgtgtatcgGTAAGAATGTTCTTTGCGTACAGTATGGTGCAGTGATCAAGGAAGTACAGTAGAAAACTAACAGTAAGGTTGATTTATAGTACATAATATAACAGATTCATATTAGTTAGTGTCAGTTATAGTGACAAAATATGTTGTTCTCATTCTCATCCACTATGTAGTCATTTTTGGACAGCACGATTTTAAATACTTGAAATCATTTCAATATTAATGGAATATATCAGTTCTCATTAATAGCTACTCTCATACTAAAGaaaattgttgttgttttaactaCTATTAAAATTCATTTGAAGTGTGCAAATACATGTCTGGTGATGACTTGAAGAACTGTCATTTAGTTATAAAGGAGAGTGAGACTATTCGTTGGGCCATTGACAAACAATGtttgagtgaaataaataaaattaatacatttatattcacCTTTTTTATTCACATAGTTCTTATCTAATAATGACAGTTGCAATCTTAAATAATATGTGTAATGTAATTGTCAAACAACATCCCCGTAAAAATTCCTATCGATATCAAATGGGGTACTTTGACCACTATTCATTTACTATTAATTTGATTCTTtacatttctcacaaaatagatctgtatttgatcatttacatACTGTTTCCTATGCACAACCATtgacaaatgtaaattaattatgttTTAGAAGCAGATATATTTTGTCTGTAActatttattaaacatttttggGAAATTGTTTGTCTGTAGTGCTATGACAAAGGGTTTAAAGTAGATGATTCAAATAACAACAAAGCAGTACTTTTTCTGTTCTGTACAGGCTGCAGTTTGACAAATGTAGCCACTGTCAAATTCACAGAAAGATGAACAGGGAATGATTGATCATCCATGTGTTAAAAAATGATGTTTAGTACCAATCCTTTTCTTCCCACTGAATTCGAGAGGGCAGGGTTTCAAAGGTGTAATGAAGTCACGCTAAATATTTGCTTTAGCAAGTACAGTGACAcgatttgtgttgttttgacaCGGTACTCCAGCACTTTAGATTCAACCTCAGCTTTACCTttagggtattttcatccatatctgGTGCACTTATTACACAGTTTTGATAGGCGACTGTTAAGGACAAGAACAATCCAGGAAATTAATTGAGTTTGAATACCTGTAGCAACAGTTGATCATCGAAGGTTATTAAACCTATGCATATAGAGTCAAACTGTCACCATGTGTTGACCATGGTAAAACTCCCTTTCATAATACAAAGGATTATATTGGCACAAGTGCTCTTCTCATCCATTAACTCAATCTGGCCAATCCGTCTAAATGAGAcgttcaacaaaaataaatgttcttgaGGCATTTCTCCCTTATAGCTACTTTTGACTCTCAGTGGAGGTAATGAAACAGTCTAAGACTGGGAAACTTGAAGCCTCCCAGCCCCCACTCCAGTGACCTGGGATGAACTGGGATCCCATACCGGCTCGAGCAGATGCACAAGATTGACTCATTAAGTTGACCCAGTTAATTTGACTCATTAAGTTGACCCAGTTCATTTGACTCATTAAGTTAACCCAGTTCATTTGACTCATTAAGTTGACCCAGTTCATTTGACTCATTAAGTTAACCCAGTTCATTTGCGCTACCAAGAatataacattttcaatataATTTCCCCCACAATTTTAATGcaaccaacaaaaaaacaaatgcaaaatgGCAAGACTCAGTCTCCGATTTAGTATTAGGGACATCCAGAGAGCATTACAGATTTATTCTACTGACAGCAGTCCGTGACCAGTCAATTCTACCTGTGGGTGAATGTGCTTTTCAGACCAAAGCTCAGACCAGAGCACAGAGCCACGGCTGCAGCATTCGTTGACATCCTTTGCTGTGACAAATGGTAAATATTGTTCAGCAGTGGGGGAGTTACTGCTTCCTACAAGAGCACAAaacatgtaggcctacattCAAGCAGTCTTTGAAACGCCAGTCAAGTAAAAAGCTTGTTCACGACTTAAAGGgcaatattgtattttataacaGGCTTGAATACCTCAGAAATAGTGGCATGCAAAGGTTAGCCTACATTATCTCATCCTTTATAGACTCCATAGCAATAATAATGAACATTCATTTGTATCGTATTTTCTTGCATCATACAACCCAATGCAACTCAAAACTACACCCCTAAAAAGACTTATGGCTATctaatcttcacttcaacattACCGACAGATAAAAGTTACCTAATTTCACAAATGGCACAGAAAAATTATCAATTGCATCATTAattaatacataataaaaaatgcagtTTATAGTAaggaaaaaataagtacacccTTAGCTTTCACAGCTGTGTTGCTCCTTTTGTTGAAATACATTAATTCAGTATTTTATTCTTCTTCCATAACTCTTCCCTTCTTTTTttatgccattctgttgtagcttttgTTTTGGATAATTTTCCTTTCCATTTTTGTTACAGCATCAACTccttgacagatggcctcaaaTTCTCCTCAGGatttctctggtacaatatggcaTTCAAGATTGcttcaatgatggcaagttagCCTGTTCCTGACAGAGCAAATCAGACCCAGACCATAACGCCATTGGTCAGGAATTTAgaccatttgtagatgatccctCAGACATCAGAATCATGTACTTTGAATTGTTAGGAAATGGATTTGTAAACCTTCCCAGACTCATAgacatcaataatctttcttctgagggcttTGGATAGGtgttttgatcttggcatgattaGTTATTTTTTGTGATTTGTCCAATTGGGATAGCTTTATCAATTAATTTAGTTAGAGTGTAGCTCAAATATCCATGCATCTAAAAACTTAAACTTCAGGGTTTGTACTTTTTCCACATGACATTATATAGCCCATGGTGTGACAGACAAATTAAACAATCATTCATTAATGTTAAGTCCAAATGTAATGTTAAAAGATACTCTAAGATTCTCTCATAGGTCTGCGTAAAACTATATTTCAATCATAATTATTTCTCAAAACCTTTACGTTTCTGGAAACAAGGCCAGAATGTTGCTCAtgcaatatttttatattctttgccttatattattttcttgttATCCAATTTGTGACTTAGGCATACTGTCAAGATTCAAAACAAACCCCTGAAACCCAGATGATGCCATCCAATGGCATCGCCTTTGACAGCATCCCTCAGCTTGATTCAACCATGATTCAACCTTGGTCTCACAATGATGAAGCCCACTGAGAGGCAGTGACTATTGCTGCACATTTAGATGCTgcaatattcattttatttaaagaaacaataattgaaggtgtcattttgtgtttttcatttaaaataactgcatgtttctaaaaatattttggatttTACCATGATTATTGAATTTATCTTGAGTAATGATGAATATGGACGCTACTGTAACACCCCAAAATCCGCCAACCTGTACCCATTACAAAAACCTTTTTAATTTTTCTATTTATgtataatgttgacatttataCCTTGaaatttcatgaaaaaaaaatgactaCTTCAAAACACTTATAAATTAActtgtccaaatacatttggtcctaaatgtaaaataaagtgcTGTTAGAAAATAATTGTTACCACATTTGTCTCCTCCCCAGATTTTGCACCAATTGCGATTGTAGCTTATTATTGTCCTTGGCACACCACAGCACGTTTAGGAGTGTCAAAGTTATTGACATATCCTTGAAGCTTCTTTTCACACTATTCACCCTAACAAGACATTTCACTGGCATACATGCTGTCAAGGAGAATTAATTCCCACCACAATTGAGCTGACAGGCATGGTGTCTCCCACAAAGAAGAACTAGAGCTCAGAAACAAGGCATCCCTTTGCGACATTCCACCGCCCACCAGGATTCAAACATATGGCCGCAGTAACACAGCTGTACTGTGTAACATTAACTTAGACCACAGTGCCATTTGGGGCCCAATGTGATGCAATGTCTAGATTGATTTGGATGAAACCGGATATGAATGCAAATACCTTTGCAATAATTTTCAACTGACAAGAATCTTTGTCCCTGAAATTGCACACTACACAGTTTAAAGAAGATGTTTATATTGTAATGGAGCGAAAAAACAGCTTCATGTAACAGCTTCAGATGATTTCCAGCAGAatccataaaatgttttgccataaGCCCTCCAAACCCAGTTGACAAGTCAACTACAAGCACTGTTTCAATAAATATACATGTGTTTGTCTGACATTGACACAGGTTGCATAAAAAGATGCCATTGGGTCTTAAGAGTGATTTGTTGTCTCATGAATCATGTCTCTGGCATCTTTGCATGCACACATAATTATTTCTCAAAACCTTTACATTTCTGGAAACAAGGCCAGAATGTTGCtcatgcaatatttttttattcaactggGTTGAAAATTATTGCAAAGGTATTTGCATTCATATCCGGTTTCATCCAAATCTGTGTTAATCAGGGGGCTAAAACAACAGTGAATCATAGAAATGTAATGCAATCCAAATATGCTTTATTGTCATTTTTCACAAGTATTCTTAACTTCATAAGCATTTTAATAGTATAAGACCAGCACATGCTCTGCATAAAAATAGGTATAATTGGAGAACTGTTATTATAAGGAGAACTGTTATTATGTGGTC is part of the Esox lucius isolate fEsoLuc1 chromosome 16, fEsoLuc1.pri, whole genome shotgun sequence genome and encodes:
- the zgc:153846 gene encoding gamma-crystallin M1, which translates into the protein MGKIIFYEERNFQGRSYECMTDCPDISSYMSRCNSCRVESGCFMVYERNNFMGQQFFLRRGEYPDMQRMMSMGMMFDNIRSCRMIPQHRGSFRMRIYERENFGGQMMELMDDCESIMDRYRMSDCQSCHVLDGHWLMYEQPHYRGRMMYMRPGEYRNFREMSTGLGLGGMRFMSMRRISDMCN